Proteins from one Hydrogenivirga caldilitoris genomic window:
- a CDS encoding NYN domain-containing protein yields MNEERLMIFIDGSNLFHGIRYLNIKIDYGRLIEFLRESRRLVRTYFYTAVPQDRDVRKGTPEWESLVRQKRFLDELALSGIKVKLAKLRKLPSGEFVEKEVDIMLATDMLSLAYQDAYDTAILVSGDSDFIYTVEDIQRIGKRVENATFKKTSSYNLRKACDRFILLDDFLDRFTYEEKPALYEEVGFWAKIKSLWKR; encoded by the coding sequence ATGAACGAAGAGAGGTTAATGATTTTCATTGATGGCTCTAACCTCTTTCACGGTATAAGGTATCTCAACATCAAGATTGACTACGGAAGGCTTATTGAGTTTTTGAGGGAAAGCAGAAGGCTTGTGAGGACGTACTTTTATACTGCAGTTCCTCAGGACAGGGACGTTAGAAAGGGGACTCCCGAGTGGGAAAGTCTCGTTCGTCAGAAAAGATTTCTGGATGAGCTTGCCCTCTCAGGTATAAAGGTTAAGCTTGCAAAGTTGAGAAAACTACCCTCAGGTGAGTTTGTAGAAAAGGAAGTTGACATAATGCTCGCCACGGACATGCTCTCCTTGGCTTATCAGGATGCTTATGACACTGCCATACTTGTGAGCGGAGACAGCGACTTCATATATACAGTTGAAGATATACAGAGAATAGGGAAAAGGGTTGAGAACGCAACCTTTAAAAAGACGAGCTCCTATAACCTCAGAAAAGCCTGTGACAGGTTCATACTCCTTGACGATTTCCTTGATAGGTTCACTTATGAGGAGAAACCTGCACTGTACGAAGAGGTTGGTTTCTGGGCAAAGATAAAGAGCCTTTGGAAGAGATGA
- a CDS encoding hydrogenase small subunit produces METFWDTFKRHGVSRRDFLKFATTITGMMGLAPTMIPEVVRAMETKPRVPVIWIHGLECTCCSESFIRSATPLASDVVLSMISLEYDDTLSAAAGEPLEEHRKKIMKEYWGNYILAVEGNPPLGEDGMYCIVAGKPFLEHLKESAEGAKAIIAWGSCASWGCVQAAKPNPTTAVPVDKVITNKPIIKVPGCPPIAEVMTGVVMYLVLFDRIPPLDSQGRPKMFYGNRIHDTCYRRAFFNAGQFVERFDDENAKKGWCLYKVGCRGPTTYNQCGSIRWYNGLSYPIQAGHGCIGCAEKDFWDNGPFYQRLTSIPVPKQEADADKVGAAVAAAAVGGAIIHGVASKIRNSGKKE; encoded by the coding sequence ATGGAAACCTTCTGGGATACCTTTAAAAGGCACGGGGTTAGTCGGAGGGACTTTCTAAAGTTTGCGACCACTATAACGGGGATGATGGGTCTCGCTCCCACGATGATACCGGAGGTTGTCCGAGCGATGGAGACTAAGCCGAGGGTTCCCGTCATATGGATACACGGACTTGAGTGCACCTGCTGCTCCGAGTCCTTCATAAGGTCCGCAACCCCTTTAGCCTCGGACGTGGTTCTATCAATGATTTCCCTTGAATACGATGATACCCTCTCCGCCGCTGCGGGAGAACCTCTTGAGGAGCACAGGAAGAAGATAATGAAGGAGTATTGGGGTAACTACATACTCGCCGTTGAGGGAAACCCACCCCTCGGTGAGGACGGTATGTACTGCATAGTTGCCGGAAAGCCCTTCCTTGAGCACCTTAAGGAGTCCGCCGAGGGGGCAAAGGCGATAATAGCCTGGGGTTCCTGTGCCTCCTGGGGATGCGTTCAGGCTGCAAAGCCCAATCCCACAACCGCCGTTCCCGTTGATAAGGTCATAACCAACAAGCCCATTATAAAGGTTCCCGGCTGTCCCCCGATAGCGGAGGTGATGACGGGCGTCGTAATGTACCTTGTCCTCTTTGACAGGATTCCACCCTTAGACTCTCAGGGAAGACCCAAGATGTTCTACGGCAACAGGATACACGACACCTGTTACAGGAGAGCATTCTTCAACGCAGGGCAGTTCGTTGAGAGGTTTGACGATGAGAACGCAAAGAAGGGATGGTGCCTGTACAAGGTCGGGTGCAGGGGACCCACGACCTACAACCAGTGTGGAAGCATAAGGTGGTACAACGGACTCTCCTATCCCATACAGGCAGGTCACGGATGCATAGGCTGTGCGGAGAAGGACTTCTGGGACAACGGACCCTTCTATCAGAGGTTAACCAGCATACCTGTTCCCAAGCAGGAGGCTGACGCCGATAAGGTTGGAGCTGCCGTCGCCGCTGCCGCCGTCGGTGGTGCGATTATCCACGGTGTAGCTTCCAAGATAAGAAACTCTGGTAAGAAAGAGTAA
- a CDS encoding HyaD/HybD family hydrogenase maturation endopeptidase, with amino-acid sequence MITVLGIGNILLSDEGLGVRALERLGELYEFPEEVRLMDGGTLGIDLLYHLEGVSKLLVLDAVSGGKPPGTLYVIKGEEVKSYFRRKVSMHEIGFQEVLALMEVMGKPIPEIVVMGIEPKSFELSTELTPEVEEKIPELIERALEQLKEWGVEVKEKEVLGEA; translated from the coding sequence ATGATTACCGTTCTCGGCATCGGGAACATACTCCTGAGCGATGAGGGTCTCGGGGTAAGGGCTTTAGAGAGGTTGGGAGAGCTGTATGAGTTCCCCGAGGAGGTTCGGCTCATGGACGGGGGGACCCTCGGGATAGACCTCCTTTACCACCTTGAAGGAGTAAGCAAGCTCTTAGTTCTTGACGCCGTATCCGGAGGGAAGCCCCCCGGGACCCTTTACGTCATTAAAGGAGAAGAGGTGAAGAGCTACTTCAGAAGGAAGGTCTCCATGCACGAGATAGGATTTCAGGAGGTTCTCGCACTGATGGAGGTGATGGGAAAGCCAATTCCCGAGATAGTTGTTATGGGAATAGAGCCCAAGAGTTTTGAACTCAGCACGGAGCTAACACCGGAGGTGGAGGAGAAGATACCGGAACTGATAGAGAGAGCCTTAGAACAGTTGAAGGAGTGGGGTGTTGAGGTGAAGGAGAAGGAGGTCCTCGGTGAGGCTTGA
- a CDS encoding 2Fe-2S iron-sulfur cluster-binding protein, whose product MRVLNLGSQEFEGIENQSIMDVLYRHGYELDSACGGHGQCTSCKVIVLEGMENLYPPEFEEAETIEEKGLEENERLACQAKLNGKGDVVIYLP is encoded by the coding sequence GTGAGGGTTCTGAACCTCGGCAGTCAGGAATTTGAGGGTATAGAAAACCAGAGCATCATGGATGTGCTGTACAGGCACGGCTACGAACTTGATAGTGCCTGTGGCGGGCACGGGCAGTGCACCTCCTGTAAGGTCATAGTCCTTGAGGGTATGGAGAACCTCTATCCGCCGGAGTTTGAAGAGGCTGAAACCATAGAGGAGAAAGGACTTGAGGAAAACGAAAGGCTCGCATGTCAGGCTAAGCTGAACGGGAAGGGGGACGTAGTTATCTACCTTCCTTAA
- a CDS encoding nickel-dependent hydrogenase large subunit, translating to MKRVVVDPVTRIEGHLRIELIVDEKTGKVKDAVSAGTMWRGIELILRGRDPRDAWAFAQRICGVCTSIHAYASVRCVEDALGIRIPKNANYIRNIMYGTLQAHDHTVHFYHLHALDWVSPVEALKADPVATAALQNKLLEKYGGIAELMPDPLGHRAYPRKFPKATPGYFRAFQEKIKKLVESGQLGIFAAHWWDHPDYKLLPPEVHLMAVAHYLNMLDVQRELFIPQVVFGGKNPHPHYIVGGMMCSISMDDMNAPINAEKLAVVEDAIYTQAEAVNLFYLVDLLAIGHIYVQKGWTYGGGLAKKRVLGYGEFPDEPYDDIKGGDYHNKILYHSNGVVEDFALGVDKAKYYPMVGKDFTDPEVIQEFVAHSWYKYPDESKGLHPWEGITEPNYTGPKEGTKTHWKYLDEQGKYSWLKSPRWRGKPCEVGPLARYIITYTAVKQGHIKPSWMDELIVNQIDTVSKVLGVPPHVWLPTTVGRTAARGLEAQVGVAANLYFFKKLIDNIKAGDTAVANMEKWEPEKWPKEAKGVGITEAPRGALGHWVIIKDGKIENYQCVVPTTWNGSPRDPMGGQGAFEECMKDTVVKVPEKPVEVLKGIHSFDPCLACSTHLYDTEGNEIVEVKVQGGIPAC from the coding sequence ATGAAGAGGGTGGTTGTTGACCCGGTAACGAGGATCGAGGGACATTTAAGGATTGAGCTTATCGTTGATGAGAAGACTGGAAAGGTCAAGGACGCCGTCTCGGCAGGGACGATGTGGAGGGGAATAGAGCTTATACTCAGAGGTAGGGACCCCAGAGACGCCTGGGCTTTCGCCCAGAGGATATGCGGTGTGTGCACCTCTATCCACGCCTACGCCTCGGTCAGATGCGTTGAGGATGCCCTTGGGATAAGGATACCCAAGAACGCCAACTACATAAGGAACATAATGTACGGAACTCTTCAGGCTCACGACCACACCGTCCACTTCTACCACCTCCACGCCTTAGACTGGGTTTCTCCGGTGGAAGCCCTAAAGGCTGACCCCGTTGCCACCGCTGCACTCCAGAACAAGCTCCTTGAGAAGTACGGAGGGATAGCGGAGCTGATGCCCGACCCTCTCGGGCACAGAGCCTATCCGAGGAAATTCCCGAAGGCTACACCCGGTTACTTCAGAGCATTTCAGGAGAAGATTAAAAAGCTCGTTGAGAGCGGACAGCTCGGTATATTCGCCGCCCACTGGTGGGACCATCCCGACTACAAGCTCCTACCTCCTGAGGTTCACCTGATGGCAGTAGCCCACTACCTGAACATGCTGGACGTTCAGAGGGAGCTCTTCATTCCACAGGTGGTCTTTGGAGGTAAGAACCCTCATCCCCACTATATAGTTGGAGGTATGATGTGCTCCATATCAATGGACGACATGAACGCACCCATAAACGCCGAGAAGCTCGCTGTGGTTGAGGACGCCATATACACTCAGGCTGAGGCTGTGAACCTCTTCTACCTCGTAGACCTCCTTGCAATAGGGCACATATACGTTCAGAAGGGATGGACCTACGGTGGGGGTCTCGCCAAGAAGAGGGTTCTCGGATACGGAGAGTTCCCCGACGAGCCCTACGACGACATAAAGGGGGGAGATTACCACAACAAGATTCTCTACCACTCCAACGGAGTAGTTGAAGACTTCGCCCTCGGAGTTGATAAAGCCAAGTACTATCCGATGGTAGGTAAGGACTTCACCGACCCTGAAGTAATTCAAGAGTTCGTTGCCCACTCCTGGTACAAGTATCCCGACGAGAGCAAGGGACTCCACCCCTGGGAAGGGATAACCGAACCCAACTACACTGGACCCAAGGAGGGAACCAAGACCCACTGGAAGTATCTGGACGAGCAGGGTAAGTACTCATGGCTCAAGTCACCAAGATGGAGAGGAAAGCCCTGTGAGGTTGGACCTTTAGCGAGATACATAATCACCTACACCGCCGTAAAGCAGGGGCACATAAAGCCGAGCTGGATGGACGAACTCATAGTCAACCAGATAGACACGGTTTCCAAGGTTCTCGGAGTGCCTCCCCACGTGTGGCTCCCCACCACGGTGGGAAGGACGGCAGCGAGAGGTCTTGAGGCTCAGGTCGGTGTTGCGGCAAACCTCTACTTCTTCAAGAAGCTTATAGACAACATTAAAGCCGGAGATACGGCGGTTGCCAACATGGAGAAGTGGGAGCCCGAAAAGTGGCCCAAGGAGGCTAAGGGTGTGGGCATAACGGAAGCCCCAAGGGGAGCCCTCGGACACTGGGTGATAATCAAAGACGGGAAGATAGAGAACTACCAGTGCGTTGTCCCTACCACTTGGAACGGCTCTCCGAGAGACCCCATGGGCGGTCAGGGAGCCTTTGAGGAGTGCATGAAGGACACGGTTGTCAAGGTTCCGGAGAAGCCCGTGGAGGTTCTGAAGGGCATTCACTCCTTTGACCCCTGTCTCGCTTGCTCAACCCACCTTTACGACACTGAGGGGAACGAGATAGTTGAGGTCAAGGTTCAGGGCGGAATTCCCGCCTGCTGA
- a CDS encoding peptide chain release factor 1: MASLRETLEKLASLRSESALVTSLYLHLRPEERQDNKYLRIYKDMVKEKKEELSKRNLSKGLFDSLERDFETIGEFLSEPKNLDGCRGIAIFSCSAENIFEVVKLPYVYRNRLMVAPDPLIREIAAIDEEFGKVAVLLLDRKHVRYFLMDIEETTEKVDFLEPLATRAHRFHSGGAALKGAQGTFQLRMPSRGAAPNMVQHSYGEWRFHMRIREEWHRVLKLAADAAFEDWKESKFDRLVIGGFLENGIREIENHLHRYLKERLLGYIEVNTSEAKPTEVREKVLNLLWEKDREEERKLISELEELIGKGLAVNGTSKVLDMLAVGNVRTILVPENFEKPGYLCPETHLVSLKPECPLEGEKPVEIGDIVDEVIEEALDQKATVEIVVNEELQRKIDGLAAFLRFSL; encoded by the coding sequence ATGGCAAGTTTAAGAGAAACTCTTGAGAAGCTCGCCTCTTTAAGGTCCGAGAGCGCTCTGGTAACGTCTCTTTATCTTCACCTGAGACCAGAGGAGAGGCAGGACAACAAGTACCTGAGAATTTACAAAGATATGGTAAAGGAGAAAAAGGAAGAACTCTCAAAGAGGAACCTCTCTAAAGGGCTTTTTGACTCCCTTGAGAGGGATTTTGAGACGATAGGTGAATTTCTATCTGAACCGAAGAACTTAGATGGGTGCAGGGGCATAGCTATCTTCTCCTGTTCGGCAGAGAATATCTTTGAGGTGGTAAAGCTACCTTACGTATATAGGAACAGACTTATGGTAGCTCCCGACCCTCTTATAAGAGAGATAGCCGCCATAGACGAGGAGTTCGGAAAGGTGGCTGTCCTCCTGTTGGACAGAAAGCATGTTAGGTACTTCCTCATGGATATAGAGGAAACGACAGAGAAGGTAGATTTCCTTGAGCCGCTTGCTACCAGGGCACACAGATTCCATAGCGGGGGTGCTGCCTTAAAAGGTGCACAGGGAACATTTCAGCTCAGGATGCCATCCAGAGGAGCAGCTCCAAATATGGTTCAACACTCTTACGGCGAGTGGCGTTTTCACATGAGGATAAGGGAGGAGTGGCACAGGGTTCTCAAGCTTGCTGCAGATGCAGCCTTTGAAGACTGGAAAGAGAGCAAGTTTGACAGGCTTGTCATCGGAGGCTTCCTTGAAAATGGTATCAGGGAGATAGAAAACCACCTTCACAGGTACCTTAAGGAGAGACTGTTGGGGTACATAGAGGTGAACACCTCCGAGGCTAAACCTACGGAGGTCAGAGAGAAGGTTCTCAATCTGCTATGGGAAAAGGACAGAGAAGAGGAAAGGAAGCTGATATCTGAGCTTGAGGAACTTATTGGGAAGGGTCTCGCCGTAAACGGCACCTCTAAAGTTCTTGATATGCTCGCCGTTGGCAATGTAAGGACCATCCTGGTTCCTGAGAACTTTGAAAAACCCGGGTATCTATGTCCGGAAACCCACCTAGTATCTCTGAAACCGGAGTGCCCCCTTGAAGGGGAAAAACCTGTTGAGATAGGGGACATAGTTGATGAGGTTATAGAAGAGGCACTTGACCAGAAGGCAACCGTTGAGATAGTCGTAAACGAGGAGTTACAGAGGAAGATTGATGGGCTCGCTGCCTTTCTGAGATTTAGCCTATGA
- a CDS encoding MFS transporter: MLKLLTLLFLISSVSYIDRINIAVAGKGLMEEYGIDPVRMGVLFSSFVLGYALFQLPGGAFADRFGGKLTLFVALIWWSVFTALTGVAGDIALSLGFSVLPFLVLVRFLVGAGEAAAFPSYNRIVASELPEDKKGLGMGISIGGIGVGAALTPPFVVLVMESLGWRWAFYLSALLGILLAFLWWVSVSEKGSKKIEERGNFLQVLKRKEVWFLTLSYSTFGYIVYVYYSWFFLYLNEVRGINLKESALLSMLPFVSLTAGSFIGGYMSDRLRERFGLNVGRVLVVVSGMSLAGFFILLGGASEGNLTAVFNLSAGAFFLFLSLGAYWALPIEFSNPNAGKISGIMNTGANLGGTISPTLTPLIAQSFGWQNAINFSALMAFLGALLILGCWKR, encoded by the coding sequence GTGTTAAAACTTCTAACTTTACTCTTCCTCATAAGCTCTGTTTCCTATATAGACAGGATAAACATAGCCGTTGCGGGTAAGGGACTCATGGAGGAGTACGGGATAGACCCGGTAAGGATGGGGGTTCTCTTCTCCTCCTTCGTCCTGGGATACGCCCTCTTTCAACTGCCCGGCGGAGCTTTCGCCGACAGGTTCGGAGGTAAACTCACCCTCTTTGTAGCCCTAATATGGTGGTCGGTTTTTACCGCCCTTACGGGTGTGGCAGGTGATATAGCCCTTTCCCTCGGATTTTCCGTCCTGCCCTTTCTCGTTCTCGTCAGGTTTCTCGTAGGTGCTGGTGAAGCGGCAGCCTTCCCCTCCTACAACAGGATAGTAGCCTCGGAGCTTCCGGAGGACAAGAAAGGCTTGGGAATGGGTATCTCAATAGGCGGTATAGGTGTGGGCGCCGCTCTGACACCTCCCTTTGTGGTCCTGGTAATGGAGAGCCTCGGCTGGAGGTGGGCTTTCTACCTCTCCGCTCTCCTCGGAATTCTGCTCGCTTTCCTGTGGTGGGTTTCGGTGAGTGAGAAAGGAAGTAAGAAGATTGAAGAGAGAGGCAACTTCCTGCAGGTTTTGAAAAGGAAGGAGGTCTGGTTCCTCACACTGAGTTACTCCACCTTCGGGTACATCGTTTACGTTTACTACTCCTGGTTCTTCCTCTACCTTAACGAGGTGAGGGGTATAAACCTGAAGGAAAGTGCACTCCTGAGCATGCTTCCCTTCGTATCTCTAACGGCAGGGTCTTTTATCGGTGGATATATGAGCGACAGGTTGAGGGAGAGGTTCGGGCTAAACGTCGGAAGAGTTCTCGTGGTGGTGTCAGGTATGAGCCTTGCAGGGTTTTTCATTCTTCTCGGAGGGGCTTCTGAGGGTAACCTGACTGCCGTTTTCAACCTTTCCGCCGGAGCCTTCTTCCTCTTCCTATCCCTCGGAGCCTACTGGGCTCTTCCCATAGAGTTTTCCAATCCCAACGCAGGGAAGATATCGGGGATAATGAACACAGGGGCGAACCTGGGCGGGACCATATCTCCCACCCTTACACCCCTGATAGCTCAGTCCTTCGGCTGGCAGAACGCCATAAACTTCTCAGCCTTAATGGCTTTCCTTGGAGCCCTTCTCATATTAGGATGCTGGAAGAGATAG
- the rdgB gene encoding RdgB/HAM1 family non-canonical purine NTP pyrophosphatase, with translation MKLLVATTNPGKLKEIKRILEPIGLEVVEPTENIEVEETGTTFLENAYLKANAYYDKFKLPTLADDSGLVVDALGGYPGVYSSRFHEIEFGGKEPIIGSRDETNIRKLLRLMKGREDRSARFVAFVVLYFNGKGFFAEGECKGTITESPRGQGGFGYDPIFKPEGFKKTMAELSPAEKDAVSHRGKALRNMSELLSKCKL, from the coding sequence ATGAAGCTTCTTGTTGCAACTACAAACCCAGGTAAACTCAAGGAAATAAAGAGGATACTGGAACCCATAGGTCTTGAAGTGGTTGAGCCTACGGAGAATATAGAGGTGGAGGAAACAGGAACTACGTTCCTTGAGAACGCCTACCTTAAGGCAAATGCTTACTATGATAAGTTCAAGCTTCCCACCCTTGCCGATGACTCTGGTCTCGTTGTTGACGCTCTTGGAGGTTATCCAGGGGTTTACTCAAGCAGATTCCATGAAATAGAGTTTGGGGGTAAAGAACCAATCATAGGAAGCAGGGACGAGACAAATATAAGGAAACTCCTCAGACTTATGAAGGGAAGAGAAGACAGAAGTGCAAGATTCGTTGCCTTTGTGGTTCTTTACTTCAACGGCAAGGGATTCTTTGCAGAGGGCGAATGTAAGGGAACGATAACCGAAAGTCCAAGGGGGCAGGGTGGTTTTGGGTATGACCCCATCTTTAAACCGGAAGGTTTCAAGAAAACGATGGCTGAGCTCTCCCCCGCAGAGAAAGATGCAGTTTCCCACCGAGGGAAGGCTTTGAGGAATATGTCAGAGCTCCTGTCCAAGTGTAAGCTGTAG
- a CDS encoding HupE/UreJ family protein has protein sequence MRKFVFALFVSTGMALAHPGHVHYGSGSFSSGFLHPLSGVDHLSVAVAVGLWGAYLLGIRALIPVSIFLASMLGGTLLGLGGVPVPGGEVGALLSIVAMGLLLLTKRIGLSVALPLIALSGIVHGNLHGLEAPALHSPALYVLGLLLSTTMLHLSGMAVGSLMRERYVKLAGAALLALAVALI, from the coding sequence ATGAGAAAGTTTGTATTTGCACTGTTCGTGAGCACGGGGATGGCGCTGGCTCACCCTGGACACGTTCACTACGGAAGCGGCTCCTTCTCTTCGGGATTCCTTCACCCTCTGAGCGGTGTTGACCACCTGAGCGTTGCCGTCGCCGTCGGTCTGTGGGGGGCTTACCTGCTTGGGATAAGAGCCTTAATCCCCGTTTCCATCTTTTTAGCTTCTATGCTCGGAGGAACGCTCTTAGGTCTCGGGGGAGTCCCCGTTCCTGGCGGAGAGGTAGGAGCCCTCCTTTCCATCGTGGCTATGGGACTGCTCCTCCTTACAAAGAGAATCGGTCTTAGTGTAGCCTTACCCCTGATAGCCCTTTCTGGAATTGTCCACGGAAATCTCCACGGACTTGAGGCACCGGCTCTGCATAGCCCTGCCCTCTACGTGCTCGGGTTACTTCTCTCAACAACGATGCTACACCTCTCTGGTATGGCTGTCGGAAGCCTCATGAGGGAAAGGTATGTGAAACTCGCCGGTGCGGCACTTCTTGCCCTCGCGGTTGCCCTGATATGA
- a CDS encoding hydrogenase expression/formation protein: MLMNAVPILTEILQALKDFLEKGETHTIYINKVPITPEDREAILDTLGEGQVRIYYESKTQPAEWKETGIYGVWIGIIYDRDKKPVLETIEITDFPRLAASQREDIEEAVRVLEERLKEVKRLAQGEGSEPRQSGI, translated from the coding sequence ATGCTGATGAATGCCGTCCCCATACTAACGGAAATTTTACAGGCTCTGAAAGACTTCCTTGAGAAGGGAGAGACCCATACTATTTACATAAACAAGGTTCCCATAACTCCTGAAGATAGGGAAGCAATACTTGACACCCTCGGAGAGGGTCAGGTCAGGATATATTACGAGTCTAAAACCCAGCCCGCCGAGTGGAAGGAGACGGGGATATACGGGGTGTGGATAGGGATAATTTACGACAGGGATAAGAAACCTGTTCTTGAAACGATAGAGATAACCGACTTTCCGAGGCTCGCAGCCTCTCAGAGGGAGGACATTGAGGAAGCGGTGAGGGTTCTGGAGGAAAGGCTGAAGGAGGTAAAGAGGCTTGCCCAAGGTGAGGGTTCTGAACCTCGGCAGTCAGGAATTTGA
- a CDS encoding F0F1 ATP synthase subunit gamma, with amino-acid sequence MKRKIKTLEALRSTLNVWEVIAVNRYKKYSSVVGAQLPYFLRLQEVLEHLYSLYSGVRIDLLELREEKNVDVLVLTSDRGYIGDFVTRTLKTLKSFIESKKDKNINLFLAGKKGATSRLLDTGAVVFEGVLTKDIDWDAVGNIKSVLVERFRKGFSDACYVIFQRPEVELGELIEIEERERREALLEESPFFYPKFEEVFKVKPMLAAERGRYRPVITRFLPADVRKRYSKEIILNIEAPEEAFIDGLLRLYISFFIKEVFLEHFTSINFARYRTISRILENIDRKLNTYRFVLNKLRQEKITKEIEDIVFAFLATEEKKLKSLFERGYILEIDVKAEDTRGRELKERLEKLGFPIREVRKRVLIGGFRLLREGEAIDLSVEGVFNLLRGSIKRRILRGKDW; translated from the coding sequence GTGAAAAGAAAGATAAAAACTCTGGAAGCTTTAAGAAGCACTTTAAATGTCTGGGAGGTGATAGCTGTCAACAGGTATAAGAAGTACAGCTCTGTTGTTGGCGCTCAACTTCCTTACTTTCTGAGACTCCAGGAAGTTCTTGAACATCTTTACTCTCTTTACTCAGGAGTAAGGATAGACCTGCTGGAGTTAAGGGAGGAGAAGAATGTTGATGTACTTGTCCTTACTTCAGACAGGGGTTATATAGGAGATTTTGTTACAAGAACGCTTAAGACCCTGAAAAGCTTCATTGAATCTAAGAAAGACAAGAATATAAATCTCTTTCTTGCCGGCAAGAAGGGAGCCACCAGCAGGTTACTTGATACAGGGGCTGTTGTTTTTGAAGGTGTTCTCACAAAGGATATAGATTGGGATGCAGTCGGAAATATAAAGAGTGTCTTGGTAGAAAGGTTCAGGAAAGGTTTCAGCGATGCCTGCTATGTAATATTCCAGAGACCCGAGGTTGAGCTGGGGGAGTTGATAGAAATTGAGGAAAGAGAGAGGAGGGAAGCACTGCTTGAGGAAAGCCCTTTCTTTTATCCAAAGTTTGAGGAGGTTTTCAAAGTGAAACCCATGCTTGCTGCGGAGAGAGGGAGATACAGGCCTGTAATCACCAGGTTTCTTCCCGCAGACGTAAGGAAGAGGTACTCCAAAGAGATCATTTTAAACATTGAAGCTCCTGAAGAAGCGTTCATAGATGGACTCCTAAGGCTTTATATCAGTTTTTTTATAAAGGAGGTATTCCTTGAGCATTTCACATCCATAAACTTTGCAAGGTACAGAACTATATCAAGGATACTTGAGAATATAGATAGGAAATTAAACACTTACAGGTTTGTGCTGAATAAACTCAGGCAGGAGAAGATAACAAAAGAGATAGAAGATATAGTATTTGCCTTCTTGGCTACCGAAGAGAAAAAGCTGAAAAGCCTCTTTGAGAGGGGGTATATCTTGGAGATAGACGTAAAGGCTGAGGACACGAGAGGGAGAGAACTCAAGGAAAGGTTGGAAAAGCTTGGCTTCCCGATAAGGGAGGTCCGTAAGAGGGTCCTTATAGGTGGTTTTAGGCTTTTAAGAGAGGGGGAAGCTATAGATTTATCCGTTGAAGGGGTGTTCAATTTACTGAGAGGCAGCATCAAACGCCGTATATTGAGAGGCAAGGACTGGTAG
- the cybH gene encoding Ni/Fe-hydrogenase, b-type cytochrome subunit translates to MDVREAKKIYIFSPGLRIWHWVNFLTIITLFVTGLYIGRAFFLGPTGVEATYAYEEGLTMGLIRKVHFIAGYVLLASFIFRLIIAIFSKRDRLVLPTVWRKDYWIGIKEITLKYLLFMRDDEGHEYIRNACARTVYPLVYLAILFMIVTGFAMYGMSNPNGFWAGLFGWIIWLLGGEFPTHMWHHWVAWLIIIFAVLHVYFVVREEAIKKNGELSSMFNGYKVFEKEPVDIEDIK, encoded by the coding sequence ATGGACGTAAGGGAAGCTAAGAAGATATACATCTTCAGTCCCGGACTCAGGATATGGCACTGGGTGAACTTCCTCACGATAATAACTCTCTTCGTAACGGGGCTCTACATAGGGAGAGCCTTCTTCCTCGGACCGACAGGTGTTGAGGCTACCTACGCTTACGAGGAAGGGCTGACGATGGGGCTAATCAGGAAAGTTCACTTCATAGCGGGCTACGTCCTCCTCGCGAGCTTTATCTTCCGCCTGATAATAGCCATCTTCAGCAAGAGAGACAGGCTCGTCCTCCCTACGGTCTGGAGGAAAGATTACTGGATAGGGATTAAGGAGATAACCCTGAAATACCTCCTCTTCATGAGGGACGACGAAGGGCACGAGTATATAAGGAACGCCTGCGCAAGGACGGTTTACCCCCTCGTTTACCTCGCCATACTCTTCATGATAGTTACGGGTTTTGCCATGTACGGTATGTCCAATCCGAATGGCTTCTGGGCTGGTCTCTTCGGATGGATAATATGGCTCCTCGGGGGAGAGTTTCCCACCCACATGTGGCATCACTGGGTCGCCTGGCTCATAATAATATTTGCGGTGCTTCACGTTTACTTCGTCGTGAGGGAGGAGGCTATAAAGAAGAACGGGGAGCTCTCTTCAATGTTTAACGGCTACAAGGTCTTTGAGAAAGAGCCAGTGGATATTGAGGATATAAAGTAA